A single genomic interval of Acetomicrobium sp. S15 = DSM 107314 harbors:
- a CDS encoding transcriptional regulator GutM: MWVRVILLFGAAWFVQALLGYFQVKDYQRVTFELSKKGKLVVGAKRGRLSRGAILAMAVDEDGRILDCKYMKGISVLARFKGLDGLVGRNMFDESVELFLDEPLKKAYKAALSRFAHIKEKGGRSEEEA, encoded by the coding sequence ATGTGGGTCAGGGTGATCCTGCTCTTCGGAGCAGCCTGGTTCGTTCAAGCCTTGCTCGGTTATTTTCAGGTGAAAGATTATCAGAGGGTTACTTTCGAGCTCTCCAAAAAGGGGAAGCTCGTCGTTGGGGCGAAGAGGGGGCGCCTGTCTCGCGGCGCGATACTCGCTATGGCCGTGGATGAAGACGGAAGGATATTGGATTGCAAATACATGAAGGGAATCAGCGTCCTGGCCAGGTTTAAGGGCCTCGACGGACTCGTCGGCAGAAACATGTTCGACGAGTCCGTCGAGCTGTTCCTCGATGAGCCGCTGAAGAAAGCTTACAAAGCGGCCCTCTCTCGCTTCGCTCACATCAAAGAAAAAGGGGGGAGATCGGAGGAAGAGGCTTGA
- the srlA gene encoding PTS glucitol/sorbitol transporter subunit IIC — MEFLANFAQAFIGVFQTGGKTFVGLLTGIVPTLVCLMTAVNALVKFVGEDRVNRWGESASRIAPLRYTVMPVMAVFFLTNPMAYTFGRFLPEKYKPAFYDAAVSFVHPILGLFPHANPAELFVYMGIAQGIQQLGLPVGELAIRYFIVGVIVILIRGMVTERLTLRMARQQGIEL, encoded by the coding sequence ATGGAGTTTCTGGCCAATTTCGCACAGGCATTTATAGGCGTTTTTCAGACCGGGGGCAAGACTTTTGTAGGGCTTTTGACTGGCATCGTACCCACGCTCGTCTGTCTTATGACGGCGGTAAACGCTCTCGTGAAATTCGTGGGTGAGGATAGAGTGAACAGATGGGGAGAGTCTGCGTCGCGCATCGCTCCGTTGCGCTACACCGTAATGCCGGTTATGGCGGTCTTTTTCCTGACGAACCCGATGGCCTACACGTTCGGCCGATTTCTCCCCGAGAAATACAAGCCAGCCTTCTACGACGCAGCCGTTTCGTTCGTCCATCCCATCTTAGGGCTTTTCCCTCACGCTAACCCTGCGGAGCTCTTCGTCTACATGGGGATAGCCCAGGGCATACAGCAGTTGGGCTTGCCAGTGGGCGAGCTCGCCATAAGGTATTTCATCGTCGGTGTCATCGTGATCCTCATAAGGGGCATGGTCACTGAGCGCCTGACGCTTAGGATGGCAAGGCAGCAGGGCATAGAACTTTGA
- the srlE gene encoding PTS glucitol/sorbitol transporter subunit IIB, which produces MYRAVRVEKGPGGWGGPLVIKPSQEKDKIVSVTGGGIHPIAKLIADLTGGVAVDGFRGAVPESEICCVIIDCGGTARCGVYPRKRIPTINLTPVGQVGPLAQFITEDIYVSGVTEKNVILLEGEEGAVASAASSPSAAPRSPFEAPRAATAPQPAAKGMGRMLESFGRFMGGIVGTFYQAGRLTIDQLIRNIIPFMAFVATIIGIILATGVGDAIANVLTPLAGTVPGLLIISVICGFPLLSPLLGPGAVIAQVVGVLVGVEIGRGNIPPQYALPALFAINPQVGCDFIPVGLGLGEAKPETVTVGVSAILISRQFTGPISVLIAYAFSAGLYT; this is translated from the coding sequence GTGTATAGAGCCGTTCGCGTAGAAAAGGGGCCTGGCGGTTGGGGAGGGCCTTTAGTCATAAAACCCTCTCAAGAAAAGGATAAGATAGTATCCGTGACCGGCGGTGGCATTCACCCGATAGCGAAGCTGATAGCGGACCTCACCGGAGGCGTAGCTGTAGACGGCTTCAGGGGCGCCGTGCCCGAGAGCGAAATCTGTTGCGTCATTATAGATTGTGGCGGCACCGCCCGCTGCGGCGTCTACCCGAGGAAGCGCATCCCCACGATAAACCTCACCCCCGTGGGACAGGTTGGCCCTCTGGCGCAGTTTATAACGGAAGACATATATGTCTCCGGCGTGACCGAGAAAAACGTAATTCTCCTCGAGGGGGAAGAAGGGGCGGTCGCAAGCGCGGCGAGCTCGCCGAGCGCCGCGCCGCGGTCTCCTTTTGAGGCTCCTCGGGCCGCGACTGCTCCGCAGCCGGCTGCCAAGGGAATGGGCAGGATGTTGGAGAGTTTCGGGCGCTTCATGGGCGGTATAGTGGGGACGTTTTATCAGGCGGGAAGGCTTACTATAGACCAGCTCATCAGAAACATCATACCCTTCATGGCCTTTGTCGCCACTATAATAGGGATCATCCTCGCTACCGGTGTCGGCGATGCCATAGCCAACGTTCTCACCCCCCTGGCTGGGACCGTGCCAGGGCTTTTGATCATTTCGGTGATATGCGGCTTCCCGCTCCTATCTCCGCTTTTGGGTCCCGGGGCGGTCATAGCCCAGGTCGTCGGGGTGTTGGTCGGCGTCGAGATAGGGCGCGGCAACATCCCTCCTCAGTATGCTTTGCCGGCCCTCTTCGCCATAAACCCTCAGGTGGGATGCGACTTCATCCCGGTAGGGTTGGGCTTGGGGGAGGCTAAGCCTGAGACCGTTACAGTGGGCGTGAGCGCCATACTCATTTCGAGGCAGTTCACGGGCCCGATATCGGTCCTCATAGCCTACGCCTTCAGCGCTGGTTTATACACGTAA
- a CDS encoding PTS glucitol/sorbitol transporter subunit IIA, producing the protein MEKYRVTVTSIGSQVEELRSGNIVILFDEGAPPELAEISVLHTKGELTEEIEAGDILLFGDLEYRVLEVGSKANENMALLGHCCLKFDRDLTLLHGDIRLDGTPPPIEVGQEIVIYKP; encoded by the coding sequence GTGGAGAAATACCGCGTCACGGTGACGAGCATAGGTTCGCAGGTCGAAGAACTGCGAAGTGGCAATATCGTAATACTCTTCGATGAGGGTGCTCCTCCCGAACTCGCCGAGATCTCGGTCCTGCACACCAAGGGCGAGCTGACAGAAGAGATCGAAGCCGGCGATATCCTCCTTTTCGGCGACCTGGAGTATCGTGTCCTTGAAGTGGGATCGAAGGCCAACGAGAACATGGCTTTATTGGGGCATTGTTGCCTCAAATTCGATAGGGATTTGACCTTGTTACACGGCGACATCAGATTAGACGGCACGCCTCCACCTATTGAGGTGGGGCAAGAGATCGTCATATATAAACCATAG
- a CDS encoding NAD(P)H-dependent oxidoreductase, giving the protein MLNLNAHLEELEEIGTPIGMGLVGAGQMGRGLVSQLFLMKGIKPCIVCDGVIERAIEAYKFAGVGDDDIRVAESAGEAQEASERGYWVVTPDVSVVAEMPAVDVVVEATGVTNVGALVAFSSIANGKHVVLLNVETDVTVGPILKKLADSAGVVYTASAGDEPGVAKELYDFASGLGFEVLVIGKGKNNPLNRRANPDTERERAAKEGASPKMLASFSDGTKTMVEMAAVSNATGFLPDVPGMHGPEGTWANLTQVLRLKSEGGVLNRYGVVEYVNGVAPGVFVIVTSPSDTIKAQMRYLKMGDGPNYLLYRPFHLTSLETPVSVARAYLYREPTIAPLGGFCSEVVAVAKKDLKAGERLDGIGMYSVYGLIMTAEEARSKSALPIGLVTDKVKMLRDAKEGEVITYDVVELDESAFVTQLRRMQDQLIK; this is encoded by the coding sequence ATGCTTAACCTAAATGCACATTTGGAAGAGCTCGAAGAGATAGGCACGCCCATAGGAATGGGATTGGTGGGCGCAGGGCAAATGGGGAGGGGGCTGGTGAGCCAGCTGTTCCTCATGAAGGGGATAAAGCCGTGCATCGTATGCGACGGTGTCATCGAGAGGGCCATAGAGGCTTACAAGTTCGCCGGCGTGGGCGACGACGATATCAGAGTGGCGGAAAGCGCAGGCGAGGCGCAGGAGGCCTCGGAACGCGGTTACTGGGTCGTTACGCCCGACGTTTCCGTCGTAGCGGAGATGCCGGCGGTTGATGTGGTAGTCGAGGCTACCGGCGTGACGAATGTGGGCGCCCTTGTGGCCTTCAGTTCCATCGCAAACGGCAAACATGTCGTATTGCTAAATGTGGAGACGGACGTCACCGTTGGGCCGATCTTGAAGAAGCTCGCCGACAGCGCCGGTGTCGTTTACACCGCCTCAGCCGGAGACGAACCCGGAGTGGCTAAGGAACTTTACGACTTCGCCAGCGGCCTCGGATTCGAGGTGCTGGTCATCGGCAAGGGCAAGAACAATCCGCTTAACAGGCGCGCCAATCCCGATACGGAGCGGGAGAGAGCCGCCAAAGAGGGCGCAAGCCCCAAGATGCTCGCCTCCTTTAGCGACGGCACGAAGACTATGGTGGAGATGGCCGCGGTGTCGAACGCCACGGGATTTCTCCCGGACGTGCCGGGAATGCACGGCCCGGAAGGCACATGGGCAAACCTCACCCAGGTGCTGCGGTTGAAATCCGAAGGAGGGGTCTTGAACAGGTATGGCGTGGTGGAGTATGTGAACGGCGTAGCCCCCGGCGTCTTCGTCATCGTCACCAGTCCGTCGGATACGATAAAGGCGCAGATGCGATACCTTAAAATGGGGGACGGGCCCAATTACCTGCTATATCGGCCATTTCACCTCACGAGCCTGGAGACGCCCGTTTCGGTCGCTCGCGCTTATCTTTACCGCGAGCCCACAATTGCCCCCCTCGGCGGGTTTTGTTCGGAAGTGGTGGCCGTGGCGAAAAAAGACCTGAAGGCCGGTGAGCGTCTGGACGGCATAGGCATGTATTCCGTTTACGGCCTGATAATGACCGCTGAAGAAGCGCGCAGTAAGAGTGCGCTTCCCATAGGGTTGGTCACGGATAAGGTAAAGATGTTGCGCGACGCAAAAGAGGGCGAAGTGATCACCTACGATGTGGTGGAGCTGGATGAGAGCGCCTTCGTCACCCAGCTTCGCAGGATGCAGGATCAGCTTATCAAGTAG
- the pdhA gene encoding pyruvate dehydrogenase (acetyl-transferring) E1 component subunit alpha, whose protein sequence is MVELSREKLLWMYQKMVEIRKFDLKVDELFKKNMIWGTCHLYVGEEATAVGTCAALESGDYITSTHRGHGHCIAKGADIKRMMAELLGKETGYCKGRGGSMHIVDVSTGNLGANGIVGAGIPIATGAALASKRRKDGKVTVCFFGDGAVNVGPFHESLNMASIWKLPVVYVCENNQYAMSTSVQKATAVRDIAVRGQSYDMPGVVVDGNDVIAVFETVSEAVNRARRGEGPTLVESKTYRFFGHSKSDPRVYRSREEEQMWMAKDPIPRFANLLKEKEIATEEELKSIDELVDKEMEEALEFALNSPLPKLEEIAKYVYA, encoded by the coding sequence ATGGTGGAACTGTCCAGGGAAAAGCTGCTTTGGATGTATCAGAAGATGGTCGAGATAAGGAAATTCGACCTGAAAGTGGACGAACTCTTCAAGAAGAACATGATATGGGGAACGTGCCACCTCTACGTCGGAGAAGAGGCTACGGCCGTCGGCACGTGCGCCGCGTTGGAATCCGGCGATTACATAACCAGCACGCACAGAGGTCACGGTCACTGCATCGCCAAGGGCGCGGACATAAAGCGCATGATGGCCGAGCTCCTGGGCAAGGAAACGGGGTACTGCAAAGGCCGCGGCGGTTCGATGCACATCGTGGACGTCTCCACGGGAAACCTCGGAGCTAACGGCATAGTGGGCGCCGGTATCCCGATAGCCACAGGCGCCGCATTGGCCTCGAAGAGGAGAAAGGACGGTAAGGTTACGGTCTGCTTCTTCGGCGACGGAGCTGTCAACGTGGGTCCTTTTCATGAATCTCTCAATATGGCGAGCATATGGAAGTTGCCGGTGGTTTACGTGTGCGAGAACAACCAGTATGCCATGTCAACGTCCGTTCAGAAAGCTACCGCAGTAAGAGACATAGCGGTTAGGGGTCAAAGTTACGACATGCCTGGTGTGGTGGTGGACGGCAACGACGTCATCGCCGTATTTGAAACTGTGAGCGAGGCGGTGAACCGCGCCAGGCGCGGCGAGGGCCCCACGCTCGTAGAGAGCAAAACGTACCGCTTCTTCGGTCACTCCAAGAGCGACCCTCGCGTATACCGCAGCCGCGAAGAGGAACAAATGTGGATGGCGAAAGACCCGATCCCTCGCTTTGCCAATCTCCTAAAAGAAAAGGAGATAGCTACCGAGGAGGAGTTGAAATCCATAGACGAGCTCGTGGACAAGGAGATGGAAGAGGCCCTCGAGTTCGCGCTGAACAGCCCTCTTCCCAAACTTGAAGAGATAGCCAAATACGTTTACGCCTGA
- a CDS encoding alpha-ketoacid dehydrogenase subunit beta, whose translation MTERMYIDALAEAIREEFDRDERVFMIGEDIGVYGGSFGVTKGMYEKYRDKLVDTPISEASIVGVGVGCALVGLRPIVEIMFSDFMMDAMEFIVNQAAKLSYMTGGQLCVPMVIRSPMGSGAGMAAQHSQSLPAIFAHIPGLKVVMPATPYDVKGLLKAAVRDDNPVIFLEHKLLYWTKGEVPEGEYLVPLGKADVKRQGSDITLVAGSITVPRSLEAADALAKDGIECEIVDVRSLSPLDVDTIVSSVKKTGRLAIVEDDNENYGWGAEVAAKITNSEAFDFLDEPILRVAGKNIPIPYSPELEKAAVPQVEDVISAVKGVFSGRG comes from the coding sequence ATGACTGAGAGGATGTACATAGACGCCCTCGCTGAGGCCATTAGAGAGGAGTTCGATCGCGACGAGCGCGTCTTCATGATCGGCGAAGACATAGGGGTGTACGGCGGCTCCTTCGGCGTCACGAAGGGGATGTACGAAAAATACAGAGATAAACTGGTGGATACGCCCATATCCGAAGCGAGCATCGTGGGCGTCGGTGTAGGTTGTGCCTTGGTGGGTTTGAGGCCAATCGTGGAGATAATGTTTTCCGACTTCATGATGGACGCTATGGAGTTCATTGTAAACCAGGCGGCCAAACTCTCCTACATGACGGGGGGTCAGCTATGCGTGCCCATGGTAATAAGGAGCCCAATGGGGTCCGGTGCGGGTATGGCGGCCCAGCACTCTCAGAGCCTGCCTGCAATCTTCGCCCACATACCGGGGCTCAAAGTCGTCATGCCTGCGACACCCTATGACGTTAAGGGGCTCCTCAAAGCTGCTGTCAGAGACGACAATCCCGTGATATTTTTGGAGCACAAGCTGCTCTATTGGACGAAGGGAGAGGTGCCGGAAGGGGAGTATCTGGTTCCGCTTGGCAAGGCGGATGTGAAGCGGCAGGGGAGCGATATCACCCTTGTGGCCGGCTCTATTACGGTTCCACGGTCGTTGGAAGCTGCCGATGCGCTGGCTAAAGACGGGATCGAATGCGAAATCGTAGATGTGAGGTCGCTCTCTCCCCTCGACGTGGATACGATCGTTAGCTCCGTGAAGAAGACGGGTAGGCTCGCAATTGTCGAGGACGACAACGAGAACTACGGCTGGGGGGCTGAGGTGGCTGCCAAGATCACCAACAGCGAAGCCTTTGACTTTTTAGATGAACCGATTTTGAGGGTAGCGGGAAAGAATATACCCATACCGTATAGCCCGGAGCTCGAGAAAGCGGCTGTGCCCCAGGTGGAGGACGTGATCTCTGCGGTTAAGGGCGTCTTCTCCGGAAGGGGGTAG
- a CDS encoding dihydrolipoamide acetyltransferase family protein, protein MATVVTMPKLGTTMTAGVILKWLKKEGERVEKGEPLLEIQTDKVNMEEEAYESGVLLKILVPEGVEVPVNQPIAVIGAEGEDISSLLREISGEVPQAAKSAAVGAPSAEKEEPVAVSAPVPGEGKPRATPAARRLAREYGIDLTTIRGSGPRGRVHRADVEEYLKRAVPRPAEAPAAAAKQVPQVPGKVIPLSGIRGVIAKKMRESVNTAPHYFVFMEIDMTEALKVRERINVKLPEAERLSINTLLAKAAAVAISEFPVFNSYVDGSNIVLKEDINIGIAVAIEEGIIVPVIRNVDRKGLRDVAREERELIARARAKALKPEDYEGGSFTISNLGMFGVPRFTAIINQPEVAILAVGKVADRVVVENEEMVIRPIMEVSLSSDHRVIDGATASRFLNRLKEIMEDPMQMAL, encoded by the coding sequence ATGGCGACAGTAGTCACGATGCCCAAACTCGGCACCACGATGACGGCCGGCGTGATCCTAAAGTGGCTCAAAAAAGAGGGGGAGCGCGTAGAGAAGGGCGAGCCTCTCCTCGAGATTCAGACCGATAAGGTGAACATGGAAGAGGAAGCCTACGAAAGCGGCGTGCTCTTGAAGATCCTTGTACCGGAAGGGGTTGAGGTGCCTGTAAATCAGCCCATAGCCGTGATAGGTGCTGAGGGCGAAGATATTTCTTCCCTCTTGCGCGAAATTTCAGGTGAGGTGCCGCAAGCCGCAAAAAGCGCAGCCGTAGGGGCTCCTTCTGCTGAAAAAGAAGAGCCGGTCGCCGTTTCGGCCCCTGTGCCAGGGGAAGGAAAACCCAGGGCCACGCCTGCGGCGAGGAGGCTCGCCAGGGAATATGGCATCGACCTTACAACCATAAGAGGGAGCGGCCCACGGGGCAGGGTTCACAGAGCGGATGTGGAGGAATACCTCAAGCGGGCTGTGCCCAGACCGGCTGAAGCACCTGCCGCTGCGGCAAAACAGGTGCCTCAAGTCCCTGGCAAAGTCATTCCGCTCTCCGGCATACGCGGCGTTATCGCCAAAAAGATGAGAGAGAGCGTAAATACGGCCCCGCATTACTTTGTGTTCATGGAGATAGATATGACCGAAGCGCTCAAGGTGCGGGAGCGCATCAATGTAAAGCTTCCAGAGGCAGAGAGGCTCTCCATCAACACGCTCTTGGCCAAGGCGGCAGCTGTTGCGATTTCCGAGTTTCCTGTATTCAACTCCTATGTGGACGGCTCTAACATTGTGTTGAAAGAGGATATCAACATAGGCATAGCCGTAGCCATAGAAGAGGGGATAATCGTCCCGGTCATCAGAAACGTCGACAGGAAGGGCCTGCGAGACGTGGCCCGCGAAGAGAGAGAGCTCATCGCCAGGGCCAGGGCGAAGGCTTTGAAACCGGAGGATTACGAGGGTGGTAGCTTTACAATCTCAAACCTCGGCATGTTCGGCGTTCCGCGCTTTACGGCCATCATAAACCAGCCCGAGGTGGCGATCCTGGCCGTGGGTAAGGTGGCGGACAGAGTGGTCGTCGAGAATGAAGAGATGGTCATACGCCCGATTATGGAGGTGAGCCTATCCTCGGATCATCGGGTAATAGACGGTGCTACAGCGTCGCGCTTCCTGAATCGGCTGAAGGAGATCATGGAAGACCCCATGCAGATGGCCCTTTGA
- a CDS encoding 2-hydroxymuconate tautomerase, translated as MGRDCDMPIVEIHLLEGRNVEQKRKLVKEVTDAICRAVDVKPDAVRIIIDDMPLTNFAVAGELRIDKKS; from the coding sequence ATGGGGAGGGATTGCGACATGCCGATAGTGGAGATTCATCTGCTGGAGGGCAGAAACGTCGAGCAGAAGAGGAAGCTGGTGAAAGAGGTTACGGATGCCATTTGCAGGGCCGTCGACGTGAAGCCCGATGCGGTGCGGATAATCATCGACGATATGCCCCTTACCAACTTCGCCGTAGCCGGAGAGCTTCGTATAGACAAAAAATCGTAA
- a CDS encoding nitroreductase family protein has translation MSDLMHEIANWSSVRRYDNRSIPDEVLRRILDAARRAPSWANVQSWHFIVVKDPSTKAKLRQLAMGQKFIESADAVVVCCGDLSAWGEEERLKQMRLLSPVLVDDLGISFDEGFIKSSLKDPAYNPVLRGKEILLARLYEQLSLAIAFMILQAKHEGVGSCIIGAIANEMTEMNPELYREVRRDLNLPEDKLILTLVTLGYPAAGDRLKPRPRKDFGEVVSRERYGTPF, from the coding sequence ATGAGCGATCTGATGCATGAAATAGCCAATTGGTCTAGTGTGAGGAGATACGATAATCGCAGTATACCGGACGAGGTATTACGGCGGATTTTAGATGCCGCGCGGCGCGCCCCGAGTTGGGCAAATGTGCAGTCGTGGCATTTTATAGTAGTAAAGGATCCAAGCACGAAGGCCAAATTGCGTCAGTTGGCCATGGGGCAGAAGTTTATAGAATCGGCAGATGCGGTCGTCGTGTGTTGTGGGGATCTTTCAGCATGGGGCGAAGAGGAGCGGTTGAAGCAGATGCGGCTGCTCTCGCCGGTCCTGGTTGATGACCTTGGCATATCCTTTGACGAGGGTTTCATCAAAAGCTCGCTCAAAGATCCAGCGTATAATCCTGTCCTCCGCGGCAAGGAGATTCTTCTGGCGAGATTGTATGAACAGTTGTCCCTCGCCATTGCCTTCATGATACTTCAGGCGAAGCACGAGGGGGTCGGAAGCTGCATTATCGGGGCTATTGCCAACGAGATGACGGAAATGAATCCGGAGCTATACCGCGAAGTCCGACGCGACCTCAACCTTCCTGAGGATAAGCTGATTTTAACGCTCGTGACATTGGGATACCCGGCCGCTGGTGACCGACTCAAGCCGAGACCTCGCAAGGATTTTGGCGAAGTTGTATCTCGGGAGAGATATGGCACTCCATTTTAA